The nucleotide sequence CGTAAATGTATTAGACGTCTTGCTTTGGAAATCTACGATTCTCGCGGCGATTCAATCATCGTTGATCTCAAAGCTCTAAATACGCGTCCGCACACGATTCAACGATCCAGTCACCCAAATCTGTCAACGCTATACTGAAatgttatattgaaatttcatcctattaattaatatgtctaaataatttctcaaactATTTGGCGCAATCATGTCAATGTCGCATGGATCAATTGGATGTTTTATCTGAATAAAGTCAACCAATTATCCATTCAGATAGCGCGCGAACAATTTGGGAAACCAATTAACGAAAGACCGCTGTTCGAGTTGATGTGTATGAGTTAGTAACTTGCAGCTCACGAGTCTAAGATCATACAAGCCATTCAACAGAGGGTTTCGTTCGTCCTGTCGTAGGACCATTAAGATCCGTGCAAACAGTTACAATATCGCGTGGACCTTAGTGGATCTCTCAggaaaataaatgatgaaacaataatatttcgtgCGACAATGTTTCTCGCAAGCTTTTGTACGGGGACGCTTCGAATCGCGATGACCGGAAATGACACGCTGATCGACCATCACGTTGGAGAGAGCAAAACGAAAAAACGTGTAAACGCGCGTTCGATTCAGGCATGCGTGACGTTTGCATGCGGCCCGTGTCGTCGAATAGAAACGCGCTTCTCTGTGTATGATTATCGGACAAGATCTCAGAGAGAAGATCGTGATTAGTTCAGGATAAAGGAAGAGGAAAGGAGGATTGGTAACGGACGCGAAGGGAAGAGGAAGGAggagaggaggggggagggggaagtgACTAGCGGCGGCGAGCTCTACAACTAAACAACAACAACAGTATTTTCAGTATTATAACAACATTAACAAGTAAGTTATCGTGCACGCGCACGCGTATATACGGCGCGTACGCGCGAAGAAAGGAGCGCGCGCGAATTTGTCGGGGCAGCAAAGTTGATTAcgtcctctctctttctctcttttgcttGCGGATCCTCGACATTCGATGTCGCGAGGATAACACATAGAGCGTCGCGTGCCTCTCCTCCTTTTCGTCCGAGCAAAACGGGCCGCCGCTCGCGAAGACGCGGAGAGAGTATCGAGGAAAACGCGCGCGCTATGCTTTCTCGCGTACCATCGATGATGTCGATGATGTCCGATGATGCCGTATGGCGGAGTCCACAGGAGAAACGCTTCGAAGACTCCATTCTTGCCGCGTAAACGACACTCACTCGAGGGAGTCGAACCCTCGCGTATACGGAGCGTATGGTGCGCTCCTTCTCTAATAGTCGGCGATTCGTGAAACGTCTCGTAGATGGAGGCGAGTAAAAAAAGGTGATGGCAATAGTGGTGGAATTGAGCGCGCAAGCGTTGGTGATAAAATGCGGATGTAGAAAAAGACAAGACAGGCGAGCGTAGGTGAAAGGAAAGATCGACGAGATCGCGGTGATCCCGTGTGGCCGTCCAATGATGCGGAGcggcgatgatgatgatgataacgAGAATGATGATACGATGACAAATGTTGACACTGGCGCACGAcgatcatcgtcgtcgtcgtgacGCGTCGCTGCTCTACATGCCGATCGGCGGTACCTGCACATAACGGTATATATACAGCCGGTAATCCTTGCTAGCGAGCACTACCGAGCCGTCGTCCATTAACGCTACATCAAAACACTGCGCGTGCTTGACCTTGCTCTCGAGAGCTGAGACCAGTTGACCGTCTTGCGTGAAGATGGTTAGATTGAAGTTGTTATGATTGTCCGCTATCAGTATCTCGCCATGAGTGTTGATGCCGACGCCGATAGGATAGTTGGTGATGCCCTCACCGCCAATTTGTCGTAGATAAGCACCCTCGTAATTGAAAACCTTGACGCAGTGGGCGCGATTGTCGCTGATGAAGATCTCCTGTTTGTCATTCACCACCACGCCATTCGGGAATTCGAGATGCTTCGAACAGCCAAACTTTTGCAGAACGTTGCCAGTCTGATCAAAGATAATGACACGCATTACCTTGCACTCCACTACGACAATACGCCCCTTCGAGTCGACGGTGACGCCACGCGGATGTTGGAGGATGTTCGCGCCAAATTTGCGTACAAACTGACCATACTGATTGTAAATCTGTATCTGATGTGTTGGCGAACGCTCCGTGACGATAATGTCACCAGACGTCTTCACGACGGCGACCCGATTCGGATAAAGCAGTTGGCCGTCGCGTTTACCGCACTCGCCAAACTGAAATTTAAATCTGCCCTCCTTGTCAAAGATCTGAATGCGGTGATTGTTCGTGTCGGCAACAATGATGTCATTCTGTGCATTCACCGCAACGCCCGATGGTTCCGTAAACTGTCCCTCCATTACGCCGAACTCGCCGAACTTGCAGTGGTAGATCATTTTCTGCCGCTTGATCTGCGACTTGGGTGGAAATATGGCGGTAGCGGACATCAACTTGGATGTCAAATCGAGGACGGAATCGCCGGGCGCGTTATTTGCCGCCACAGCTACCGCCGACGGCATCGCGAAATGGTCGTTCGTCGTTACGACTGGATAAGCGTCGCTACCGCCGTTGCTCCACTTTTCATACGGATTGGCATTCATGCCGTTCAGATTAACATCACTGATCGTCGTGGAGAATGGGCCCAGGCTGTTGGCCGAGCTGAAACGTTTCGAGATCACGGTGCTGATGGTGTCAATCGAGGAAGGTGACGAAGACGAGCCGCAATTCATATTGGAAGAGATCAGGCCATTACTGTAAGTACGGTCCAGGAGAAGACCGCCTAAGGAACCTGCTCCGTTTCCTGGTCCGTTGCTGATGTTGCTGCCACTGCTGCCGATGCCGTTGCTCGACAAGGCGGTAGGTCGTGCGATCGGTGGCTGCTTGCCGATCGAGCCGGCGCTGTTCTCGCTACTACTACTACTTCGCACGTAACCAAAAGTATTTCTCACGCCTACTTGTATCGCCTGGTAATTGCTGACAAACTCGAGGTCCGCGGTCTGATTCGCTATGTCCGTATTTGGCGTGCAATTGAGCAGCGTCTGTAGTTTGGATTCGAAGACCTTCTTGATTATGAGGAAATCGGTAATGGTGGTAACCTTGGTGACGCGCTCGACGAAGTCGCAGGCATGTATAATCTTTTCCGCTATCTCGTTGGCGCGTTGCCCGAGCACATTGAGGGAGATCTGTTTCGTTGAGAACACCGAGTCGAGTTCCTTCAACAACTCTTGCTTCCGCTCGTCCAGCATCGATCGATAGAACTGAAATGTATCGTTGATCTCGTTCTGCGCCTTGTGATACTGCACCTGTAGCACCGCGGCGCTGTGCTCCGCCGCCTTGACGGCCGCACGGGCATCCGCCGCTTTCGCGCGGCACTCCTGAATGTTCCGCATCAATGCCTCGATCTGCTGAGCACCCACGTCCGAGACGTGGGCGCAGTCGTGTAGCGGCGCTACGTGCTCCGTCAGCGTGCACTCCTTACATATCGGCACGTTGCAGCTCCGACAGAAATACTTGATTATCTCCTGCTTGTGTCGCGTGCAAAAGTGCACCTTTTCGCTGTTGTTGCCGTTACCGCTACTACCGTTGATCACCAGGTTGTTACCTCCGCCGCTTCCACCGTTGCTACCGTTGCAGGTGGTCTTGGGTAGTTCCGTTGTGGCGGTAATCGTGCCAACGCCGCCGCCATTACCGCCGCCGCTGCCattgccgccgccgccgccgccgccgccgccgacgACGACGGTCTCCAACTTGGAGTCGGTCAGGTTCAGCACCCGATGACCCTCGAAACAAAGCATAAACTGATGCGCCATTACGCAATTCGGACAGAGAAACTGATCGCAGTTGTAGCAACGCGCCACAGCGTCGGCCGAACTGGACTTGCAGCCGGTGCAGCGGGTGCGACCGGTGCTACCCAGCCGGCAGCGCGGGCACGGATCCTCGCCCGACTTCGGCGCGTCCAGGCACAAATCGCAGCTGTCGACGTCGCAGATCGCCGAGTCGCTAGCAGGCGGCGAACTGCCGCTCACTGTTACCGGGGATAGCGAGACCGGGGACCCGAGGGAATTCGCGCGCGATTCCAGCGAGGGTGTCGGCGAGGCCATCTTCAGTCAACCGGCATCCCTGCAAATAGAAAGACATATCAATTAGTTTAAAGCGCTTTCATTCCGTCCTTACATTTTGTAGAACGCGCGCtgttatataaactttatttcaacttaaaaaaaaaaaaatgttctacggttccattttttaacaattgtcATTTGTAAGAgattttagtaattattatatttatgtaatttttattctccacCAActagtgatttttttattgaaacattttattaaactttttattaaaatgttgttAATTACTAACACGTTGGTTTTGATATGTAAGCCTCTCAAAAACTAAGCTAATCAATTACACCTTtcgaaaatttcttaattttataatattgtaacagATTGATGCTCTcatactaaaattaaaaagtttataaaaaaatggaattgaTCAGTTGGATTTTTGAAAGATTCACATGTCATTCTTCTCTTCTCATCTTTTGCTGCTATAAACACATTCGTgtaaaacaaagttttaataacacgctattaaaaatatttttaaccgTGCAGCTCGAAGAGTCCAGATAATATGACGAAAGAATATCATATTGTTTCGCATCGCGGTGATGGTATCTATTCTACCAGTGTATCCAGTATAGTGcgccataataataataatattgtaataatcttTCGTTCCTCGAGACTCACCGAATCGTGGGCGCGTAATCGTTATTACAGCGTTTCTTATCTCAAAGTTCTCTTTTATAGCGATTCCCACGCGTATGTCcctccttcctttctctctctctctctttttttttctctctttgcaaCCCCGACGCGGTAGCAGTTATTCGCGCGATACGCGACAAGCAGAGGACTCG is from Cataglyphis hispanica isolate Lineage 1 chromosome 15, ULB_Chis1_1.0, whole genome shotgun sequence and encodes:
- the LOC126855206 gene encoding brain tumor protein is translated as MASPTPSLESRANSLGSPVSLSPVTVSGSSPPASDSAICDVDSCDLCLDAPKSGEDPCPRCRLGSTGRTRCTGCKSSSADAVARCYNCDQFLCPNCVMAHQFMLCFEGHRVLNLTDSKLETVVVGGGGGGGGGNGSGGGNGGGVGTITATTELPKTTCNGSNGGSGGGNNLVINGSSGNGNNSEKVHFCTRHKQEIIKYFCRSCNVPICKECTLTEHVAPLHDCAHVSDVGAQQIEALMRNIQECRAKAADARAAVKAAEHSAAVLQVQYHKAQNEINDTFQFYRSMLDERKQELLKELDSVFSTKQISLNVLGQRANEIAEKIIHACDFVERVTKVTTITDFLIIKKVFESKLQTLLNCTPNTDIANQTADLEFVSNYQAIQVGVRNTFGYVRSSSSSENSAGSIGKQPPIARPTALSSNGIGSSGSNISNGPGNGAGSLGGLLLDRTYSNGLISSNMNCGSSSSPSSIDTISTVISKRFSSANSLGPFSTTISDVNLNGMNANPYEKWSNGGSDAYPVVTTNDHFAMPSAVAVAANNAPGDSVLDLTSKLMSATAIFPPKSQIKRQKMIYHCKFGEFGVMEGQFTEPSGVAVNAQNDIIVADTNNHRIQIFDKEGRFKFQFGECGKRDGQLLYPNRVAVVKTSGDIIVTERSPTHQIQIYNQYGQFVRKFGANILQHPRGVTVDSKGRIVVVECKVMRVIIFDQTGNVLQKFGCSKHLEFPNGVVVNDKQEIFISDNRAHCVKVFNYEGAYLRQIGGEGITNYPIGVGINTHGEILIADNHNNFNLTIFTQDGQLVSALESKVKHAQCFDVALMDDGSVVLASKDYRLYIYRYVQVPPIGM